One segment of Peromyscus leucopus breed LL Stock chromosome 5, UCI_PerLeu_2.1, whole genome shotgun sequence DNA contains the following:
- the LOC114681072 gene encoding acylcarnitine hydrolase-like, with translation MPLNQLHSWLNAVVFGLLLLLHVQGQDSSEASPIRNTHTGQIRGSLVYVKDTKIGVHTFLGIPFAKPPVGPLRFAPPEAPVPWSGVRDGTSHPAMCLQSLEMMNVEGMEDMNMTMPPISMSEDCLHLNIYTPAHAHEGSNLPVMVRIHGGALVGGMASSTDGSILAATEDVVLVHIQYRLGVLGFFSTGDQHARGNWGYLDQVAALRWVQQNIAHFGGNPDLVTIFGESAGGTSVSSHVVSPMSKGLFHRAIMESGVALLPDLISDTHEMVYTMVANLSGCESKDSETLVHCLRGKSEAEILVINEVFKIIPAVVDGEFLPRHPKELLASVDFHPVPSIIGVNNDEYGWIVPMILGSAQTIKEITRENLQDVLKNTAAQMMLPPECADLLMEEYMGDTEDPQALQIQFTEMMGDFMFVIPALQVAHFQRSHNPVYFYEFQHQFSFFKSLRPPHVKADHGDEIPFVFGSFVFGMKLDLTEEEDLLNRRMMKYWANFARYGNPNSEGLPYWPMFEHDEQYLQLNIKPAVGRALKARRQQFWTKTLPQKIQELKRSQNMHKEL, from the exons ATGCCACTGAATCAGCTTCATAGCTGGCTGAATGCTGTCGTCTTTggtctgcttctcctcctccatgtGCAGG GTCAAGACTCATCAGAGGCCAGCCccatcagaaacacacacacaggccagatTCGAGGCAGCCTTGTCTATGTGAAGGACACCAAAATTGGTGTCCACACCTTCCTGGGAATTCCCTTTGCCAAGCCACCTGTAGGACCACTGCGTTTTGCACCTCCTGAAGCCCCTGTACCATGGAGTGGTGTGAGAGATGGGACCTCACATCCAGCCAT GTGTCTGCAAAGCCTTGAGATGATGAATGTGGAGGGCATGGAGGATATGAATATGACCATGCCTCCTATCTCTATGTCTGAGGACTGCCTGCATCTCAACATCTACACTCCAGCTCATGCCCATGAGGGTTCTAACCTGCCT GTGATGGTGAGGATCCATGGTGGTGCTCTGGTTGGAGGAATGGCTTCCAGTACTGATGGATCCATATTGGCAGCCACTGAGGATGTGGTGTTGGTTCATATCCAATATCGCCTAGGTGTTCTGGGCTTTTTCAG CACTGGAGACCAGCACGCCAGAGGCAACTGGGGCTACCTGGACCAAGTGGCTGCCCTACGCTGGGTCCAGCAGAACATCGCCCACTTTGGAGGCAACCCTGACCTTGTCACCATCTTTGGTGAGTCAGCAGGTGGCACAAGTGTGTCTTCACATGTGGTGTCTCCCATGTCCAAAGGACTCTTCCACAGAGCCATCATGGAGAGTGGAGTGGCCCTGCTGCCTGACCTTATCTCTGACACCCATGAGATGGTCTACACT ATGGTGGCCAACCTGTCTGGATGTGAGTCCAAGGACTCAGAGACCCTAGTACACTGTCTGAGAGGCAAAAGTGAAGCAGAGATTCTGGTCATTAATGAG GTCTTCAAGATCATCCCTGCTGTGGTAGATGGGGAGTTCCTACCCAGGCATCCCAAGGAGTTGTTGGCATCTGTGGATTTTCACCCGGTCCCCAGCATCATTGGTGTCAACAATGATGAGTATGGTTGGATTGTCCCCATG ATCTTGGGCTCTGCtcagacaataaaggaaataacCAGAGAGAACCTGCAGGATGTTTTGAAGAACACAGCAGCACAAATG atgctgcctcctgagtgtgctgACCTGCTAATGGAAGAGTACATGGGGGACACTGAGGACCCCCAAGCCCTCCAAATACAGTTTACAGAGATGATGGGGGACTTCATGTTTGTGATCCCTGCACTCCAAGTAGCACATTTTCAGC gttcccacAACCCTGTCTACTTCTATGAGTTCCAACATCAGTTCAGCTTCTTCAAGAGTCTCAGGCCACCCCACGTGAAGGCTGACCATGGTGATGagattccttttgtttttgggTCCTTCGTCTTTGGCATGAAAC TTGACCTCACTGAGGAAGAGGATCTATTGAACAGGAGGATGATGAAGTACTGGGCCAACTTTGCAAGATATGG GAACCCCAACAGCGAGGGTCTGCCCTACTGGCCCATGTTTGAGCATGATGAGCAGTACCTGCAGCTGAACATCAAGCCTGCTGTGGGCCGAGCATTGAAGGCCAGAAGGCAGCAGTTCTGGACCAAGACCCTGCCCCAGAAGATCCAGGAGCTAAAGAGATCTCAGAACATGCACAAAGAGCTCTAG